In Dromaius novaehollandiae isolate bDroNov1 chromosome 16, bDroNov1.hap1, whole genome shotgun sequence, one genomic interval encodes:
- the KIF3B gene encoding kinesin-like protein KIF3B: MSKLKSSESVRVVVRCRPMNSKEKTASYEKVVNVDVKLGQVSVKNPRGTSHELPKTFTFDAVYDWNSKQVELYDETFRPLVDSVLQGFNGTIFAYGQTGTGKTYTMEGVRGDPEKRGVIPNSFDHIFTHISRSQNQQYLVRASYLEIYQEEIRDLLSKDQSKRLELKERPDTCVYVKDLSSFVTKSVKEIEHVMNVGNQNRSVGATNMNEHSSRSHAIFVITIECSELGLDGENHIRVGKLNLVDLAGSERQAKTGAQGERLKEATKINLSLSALGNVISALVDGKSTHIPYRDSKLTRLLQDSLGGNAKTVMVANIGPASYNVEETLTTLRYANRAKNIKNKPRVNEDPKDALLREFQEEIARLKAQLEKRSIGKRKRRDRRRDGGEEEEDTEEGEDEGDDKDDYWREQQEKLEIEKKAIVEDHSLVAEEKMRLLKEKEKKMEDLRREKEATEMLSAKIKAMESKLLVGGKNIVDHTNEQQKILEQKRQEIAEQKRREREIQQQMESQDEETLELKETYSSLQQEVDIKTKKLKKLFSKLQAVKAEIHDLQEEHIKERQELEQTQNELTRELKLKHLIIENFIPLEEKNKIMNRSFFDEEEDQWKLHPITRLDNQQMMKRPVSAVGYKRPLSQHARTSMMIRPEARYRAENIVLLELDMPSRTTRDYEGPAIAPKVQAALEAALQDEDEIQVDASTFESTSNKKSKSRPKTGRKSGGSSSAGTHSSQLFPQSRGLVPK; encoded by the exons ATGTCCAAGTTAAAGAGCTCTGAGTCTGTGAGGGTGGTGGTACGATGCCGGCCAATGAACAGCAAAGAGAAGACAGCTTCATATGAAAAAGTTGTTAACGTGGATGTCAAGTTAGGGCAGGTTTCAGTGAAGAATCCGAGGGGAACATCTCATGAACTGCCTAAAACTTTCACCTTTGATGCTGTGTATGACTGGAATTCCAAACAGGTTGAACTCTATGATGAGACCTTCAGACCTCTTGTGGACTCTGTTTTGCAAGGGTTTAATGGGACGATCTTTGCATATGGGCAAACTGGGACAGGGAAAACATATACCATGGAGGGAGTGCGTGGTGATCCTGAAAAAAGAGGGGTCATCCCCAACTCATTTGACCACATCTTCACCCACATCTCTAGATCTCAAAATCAGCAGTACTTAGTTAGAGCTTCTTATTTGGAAATATACCAAGAAGAAATCAGAGACTTGTTATCGAAGGATCAATCCAAGAGGCTGGAGTTGAAAGAGAGACCAGACACATGTGTATATGTTAAGGATTTGTCCTCCTTTGTTACAAAGAGTGTCAAAGAGATAGAGCATGTCATGAATGTGGGAAACCAAAATCGCTCGGTCGGTGCCACCAATATGAATGAACACAGCTCTCGTTCTCATGCCATTTTTGTGATCACTATTGAATGCAGTGAGTTAGGACTTGATGGAGAGAATCACATCCGTGTCGGAAAACTTAACCTGGTAGACCTTGCAGGCAGTGAGCGCCAAGCTAAGACTGGAGCGCAGGGGGAAAGGTTAAAGGAAGCTACTAAAATCAATCTCTCCCTTTCAGCTTTGGGCAATGTTATATCTGCCCTGGTAGATGGCAAAAGCACGCACATTCCATACCGGGACTCAAAACTAACGAGGCTTCTTCAAGACTCTTTAGGTGGCAATGCCAAGACTGTTATGGTGGCCAATATAGGCCCTGCCTCTTACAATGTAGAGGAAACTCTTACAACACTGAGATATGCCAATCGTGCCAAAAACATCAAGAACAAGCCAAGAGTGAATGAGGATCCTAAGGATGCTCTGCTACGAGAATTCCAGGAAGAGATTGCTCGACTAAAAGCACAATTGGAAAAACGGTCTATTggcaaaagaaagaggagggatagAAGGAGAGATggtggggaagaagaggaggataCTGAAGAGGGTGAGGATGAAGGGGATGACAAAGATGACTATTGGAGGGAACAACAAGAAAAATTAGAGATTGAAAAGAAAGCGATTGTTGAGGATCATAGCTTGGTAGCAGAAGAAAAGATGAGATTgctgaaagagaaggagaagaaaatggaagacCTGAGGCGAGAGAAGGAAGCAACAGAAATGCTGAGTGCTAAAATCAAG gcGATGGAAAGCAAGCTTCTGGTGGGAGGGAAAAATATTGTGGATCACACAAATGAACAGCAGAAAATCCTGGAACAGAAGCGGCAGGAAATTGCAGAACAG AAACGTCGGGAGCGAGAAATCCAACAACAGATGGAAAGTCAGGATGAGGAAACACTGGAACTGAAGGAGACCTATAGTTCTCTACAGCAGGAGGTGGACATAAAGACCAAAAAActcaaaaag TTATTTTCCAAGCTGCAGGCTGTGAAGGCAGAGATCCATGATCTCCAAGAAGAGCACATCAAGGAGCGTCAGGAATTGGAACAGACCCAGAACGAGCTTACCAGGGAACTAAAGCTAAA GCACCTGATTATTGAAAATTTTATTCCCCTGGAAGAAAAGAATAAGATCATGAACAGATCATTCTTTGATGAAGAGGAGGACCAGTGGAAACTGCATCCCATAACCCGTCTGGA TAACCAGCAGATGATGAAAAGACCAGTATCCGCTGTAGGATACAAGAGGCCATTGAGCCAGCATGCCAGGACATCCATGATGATTCGTCCAGAAGCCCGGTATAGG GCAGAGAATATTGTATTACTGGAGCTTGACATGCCCAGCCGAACAACTAGAGACTATGAGGGTCCAGCCATTGCTCCCAAAGTTCAGGCTGCTCTAGAAGCTGCTCTGCAGGATGAAGATGAGATACAGGTAGACGCTTCAACCTTTGAGAGCACttcaaataaaaaatcaaaatccaG GCCTAAAACTGGAAGGAAATCGGGGGGATCCTCTTCAGCAGGCACCCATAGTTCTCAGCTTTTTCCACAGTCACGAGGGCTGGTTCCAAAGTAA